A window of the Cicer arietinum cultivar CDC Frontier isolate Library 1 chromosome 6, Cicar.CDCFrontier_v2.0, whole genome shotgun sequence genome harbors these coding sequences:
- the LOC101507846 gene encoding trihelix transcription factor GT-3b, giving the protein MEGHQFHHKNQRRQQQQQQQQQQNIHQNINTVNVDVSDRFPQWSIEETKVFLMLRGELDQAFMETKRNKQLWEVIANHMKENGYYRSAEQCKCKWKNLVTRYKGCETMDTEVLRHQFPFYNELQAIFTARMQRMLWAEAEDGSKKKATEISTDDEDDNEENETVSQKGSNRKKKKAKTVSESGGVSNNNLKEILDDFMRQMLQIEAQWMESFEARENERRLREMEWRQQMEVLENERILMEQRWREREEQRMIREEARAEKRDALIRALLNKLERQ; this is encoded by the exons ATGGAgggtcatcaatttcatcacAAAAACCAAAGGCGACAACAGcaacagcagcaacaacaacaacaaaatattcatcAGAATATCAATACGGTTAATGTTGATGTTTCTGATAGATTCCCTCAATGGAGCATCGAAGAGACAAAGGTGTTTCTTATGTTAAGAGGAGAACTAGATCAAGCTTTCATGGAGACTAAAAGGAACAAACAATTGTGGGAAGTTATCGCTAACCATATGAAAGAAAATGGTTATTATAGAAGTGCAGAACAGTGTAAGTGCAAGTGGAAAAACCTTGTTACCCGCTATAAG GGATGTGAAACAATGGACACAGAAGTGTTGAGACATCAATTTCCATTTTACAATGAACTTCAAGCAATTTTCACAGCAAGGATGCAGAGAATGTTGTGGGCGGAAGCCGAAGATGGATCGAAGAAAAAGGCGACAGAGATTTCGACCGATGACGAAGATGACAACGAAGAGAATGAGACAGTATCTCAAAAGGGTAGcaatagaaagaagaaaaaagctAAGACAGTTAGCGAAAGTGGCGGCGTTAGCAACAACAATTTGAAGGAAATTTTGGATGATTTCATGAGGCAAATGCTACAAATTGAAGCACAGTGGATGGAATCATTTGAAGCTAGAGAGAATGAAAGGAGGTTGAGGGAAATGGAATGGAGGCAACAAATGGAAGTGTTGGAGAATGAGAGGATATTGATGGAACAAAGATGGAGAGAAAGGGAAGAACAAAGGATGATTAGAGAAGAAGCTAGAGCTGAGAAGAGAGATGCTTTAATAAGAGCTCTGTTAAACAAGTTAGAAAGACAATAG